One Rosa chinensis cultivar Old Blush chromosome 5, RchiOBHm-V2, whole genome shotgun sequence genomic region harbors:
- the LOC112203268 gene encoding peroxidase 7 yields MNPIVSLLFVLLVVVQLSPTLSYPADDHHHHDDDNNESPEHWKGATPLTVPTILENLPFGDFLSFAHYHRSCPDLEGIINRKLKQWLKQDYTIAASLMRLHFHDCAIRGCDASILLNHEGSERTALASKTLRGFEVIDDIKAEVEKKCPKTVSCADILTAATRDATVMVGGPYWMVPYGRKDGRVSIAKEAEWVPMGHENITALVEFFQSQGLNVLDLVVLSGAHTIGRSSCASIQNRLFNFDGYGNSDPSIDEKYLNFLKRKCRWGSDYVDLDATTPKTFDTAYYSNLQRKMGLLKTDQLLYSDTRTSPLVTALAHQPAVFYHQFGVSMAKLGNVQVLTGQDEGEIRTNCNFVNSY; encoded by the exons ATGAATCCCATAGTTTCTTTGCTCTTTGTCCTGCTCGTTGTTGTTCAGTTGAGTCCAACCTTATCATATCCAGCAGATGATCACCATCATCACGACGACGATAATAACGAATCACCTGAACACTGGAAGGGTGCCACACCTCTAACCGTTCCGACCATTTTAGAGAACTTGCCTTTTGGGGATTTTCTCTCCTTTGCTCACTACCACAGGAGTTGTCCAGACCTTGAAGGCATTATCAAtaggaaattgaagcaatggCTTAAGCAGGACTACACCATAGCTGCTAGTCTCATGAGGTTGCACTTCCATGACTGTGCCATCAGG GGATGTGATGCCTCCATCTTATTAAACCATGAGGGAAGTGAGAGGACTGCCTTGGCCAGCAAGACACTGAGAGGGTTTGAAGTGATAGATGATATCAAAGCAGAGGTCGAGAAGAAGTGCCCCAAAACAGTATCTTGTGCAGATATCTTGACTGCAGCTACAAGAGATGCCACTGTTATGGTCGGCGGTCCATACTGGATGGTCCCCTATGGTCGGAAGGATGGGCGAGTTTCAATTGCCAAGGAAGCTGAATGGGTGCCAATGGGTCATGAAAACATTACTGCTTTGGTAGAGTTTTTCCAATCTCAGGGCTTGAATGTGCTTGACTTGGTTGTTCTCTCAG GGGCACACACCATAGGAAGGTCTTCATGTGCTTCCATACAAAACAGGCTCTTTAACTTCGATGGATATGGGAACTCTGATCCATCCATTGATGAAAAATACTTGAACTTCTTGAAAAGAAAATGCAGATGGGGATCAGACTATGTTGACCTTGATGCTACAACTCCAAAAACCTTTGACACTGCATACTACTCGAATCTGCAGAGGAAGATGGGACTTCTCAAAACAGATCAATTGTTGTATTCTGATACAAGGACTTCACCACTTGTCACTGCTTTGGCTCACCAGCCCGCAGTCTTCTACCACCAGTTTGGAGTCTCCATGGCCAAACTGGGGAATGTTCAAGTCCTCACCGGCCAAGATGAAGGCGAAATTCGAACCAACTGCAATTTTGTCAACTCTTATTGA